From Pseudomonas putida, one genomic window encodes:
- the glnE gene encoding bifunctional [glutamate--ammonia ligase]-adenylyl-L-tyrosine phosphorylase/[glutamate--ammonia-ligase] adenylyltransferase: MRLPLPLELPASLQPLVARNRQFLLDALSSHPALDPNAWSPAHRQQFDQVAAASDFVLGLAQREPAMLFALLASGEMDRRYAPGELRGHIAAAAQAASSEDELARNLRRERNRQQLRIIWRDITRQAELGETCRDLSDLADAAIDEAYQWLYPRHCQQFGTPIGNRSGEPQHMVVLGMGKLGAVELNLSSDIDLIFAFPEGGETEGVKRSLDNQEFFTRLGQRLIKALDPVTVDGFVFRVDMRLRPYGSAGALVLSFNALEQYYQDQGRDWERYAMIKARVVAGDQAAGAQLQEMLRPFVYRRYLDFSAIEALRTMKQLIQQEVRRKGMAENIKLGAGGIREVEFIAQAFQLIHGGRDLSLQQRPLLKVLATLEGQGYLPPAVVAELREGYEFLRYTEHAIQAIADRQTQMLPDDETDRERVAYVLGFSGWQRFHDQLMHWRGRVDWHFRQVIADPDEEDGEGDLVVGGEWSPLWEQAQDEEAAGRQLEEAGFQQPAEALRRLAGLRASPQLRSMQRIGRERLDAFIPRLLAQAVEHDNPDLVLERVLPLVEAVARRSAYLVLLTENPGALRRLLTLCAASPWIAEQIARYPLLLDELLNEGRLFSPPLAPELAAELRERLTRIPEDDLEQQMEALRHFKLAHSLRVAASEISGNLPLMKVSDYLTWLAEAILDQVLALAWRQTVARHGQPKRTDGSLCDPGFIILGYGKVGGLELGHGSDLDLVFIHDGDPQAETDGAKPIDSAQFFTRLGQRIIHLLTTQTNSGQLYDVDMRLRPSGAAGLLVSSLGAFERYQQNEAWTWEHQALVRARVLVGCKQVAAAFEGVRAKVLGQARDLDKLRSEVSEMRAKMRDNLGTKATAAGTAGNAFDAGMAFDIKQDAGGIVDIEFMVQYAALAWSHDHPAILRWTDNIRILEELEQAGLMPASDAVLLREVYKAFRSASHRQALQKQAGVIDAAQFIDERRDVRRIWAQLGLT; the protein is encoded by the coding sequence ATGCGCCTGCCTTTGCCGCTCGAACTGCCTGCCTCCCTGCAACCGCTGGTCGCCCGTAATCGGCAGTTTCTGCTCGATGCCCTGAGCAGCCACCCGGCGCTCGACCCGAACGCCTGGAGCCCGGCTCACCGGCAACAGTTCGACCAGGTGGCCGCCGCCAGCGACTTCGTGCTCGGCCTGGCCCAGCGTGAGCCGGCGATGCTGTTTGCCCTGCTGGCCAGCGGCGAGATGGACCGCCGTTATGCGCCGGGCGAGCTGCGTGGGCACATTGCGGCAGCCGCCCAGGCGGCGTCGAGTGAAGACGAGCTGGCACGCAACCTGCGCCGCGAGCGCAACCGCCAGCAGCTGCGCATCATCTGGCGCGATATCACCCGCCAGGCCGAACTGGGCGAGACCTGCCGTGACCTGTCCGACCTGGCTGATGCGGCCATCGACGAAGCTTATCAATGGTTGTATCCGCGCCACTGCCAGCAGTTCGGTACGCCGATCGGCAACCGCAGCGGCGAACCGCAGCATATGGTGGTGCTGGGCATGGGTAAGCTGGGGGCGGTCGAGCTCAACCTGTCATCGGATATCGACCTGATCTTCGCCTTCCCCGAGGGCGGTGAGACCGAAGGGGTCAAGCGCTCGCTGGACAATCAGGAGTTTTTCACCCGTCTGGGCCAGCGCCTGATCAAGGCGCTCGACCCGGTCACCGTCGATGGCTTCGTGTTCCGCGTCGACATGCGCCTGCGCCCCTACGGCTCGGCCGGTGCGCTGGTGCTCAGTTTCAATGCCCTGGAGCAGTACTACCAGGATCAGGGCCGCGACTGGGAACGCTACGCGATGATCAAGGCGCGGGTGGTGGCTGGCGACCAGGCGGCAGGCGCGCAATTGCAGGAGATGCTGCGCCCGTTCGTGTACCGGCGTTACCTGGACTTTTCGGCGATCGAAGCGCTGCGCACCATGAAACAGCTGATCCAGCAGGAGGTACGGCGCAAGGGCATGGCCGAGAACATCAAGCTCGGTGCCGGTGGCATCCGTGAAGTGGAGTTCATCGCCCAGGCCTTCCAGCTGATCCATGGCGGGCGCGACCTGAGCCTGCAGCAGCGGCCATTGCTGAAAGTGCTGGCGACCCTGGAAGGCCAAGGCTATCTGCCGCCGGCTGTGGTGGCGGAGCTGCGCGAAGGCTATGAGTTCCTGCGCTATACCGAGCACGCCATCCAGGCCATTGCCGATCGCCAGACGCAGATGCTGCCCGATGATGAGACTGACCGTGAACGCGTGGCCTATGTGCTTGGCTTTAGCGGCTGGCAGCGTTTCCACGACCAGCTGATGCACTGGCGCGGCCGTGTCGACTGGCACTTCCGCCAGGTCATTGCCGACCCGGATGAAGAAGACGGCGAGGGTGACCTGGTGGTTGGCGGCGAGTGGTCGCCCTTGTGGGAGCAGGCGCAGGATGAGGAGGCCGCCGGCCGTCAGCTGGAGGAAGCCGGGTTCCAGCAGCCCGCCGAAGCGTTGCGCAGGCTGGCGGGGCTGCGTGCCAGCCCACAGTTGCGTTCGATGCAGCGCATCGGCCGTGAACGCCTGGATGCCTTCATCCCGCGCCTGCTGGCCCAGGCGGTCGAGCATGACAACCCTGACTTGGTGCTGGAACGGGTGTTGCCGCTGGTCGAAGCTGTGGCGCGGCGTTCGGCCTACCTGGTGCTGCTGACTGAAAACCCGGGGGCCTTGCGCCGCCTGCTGACCCTGTGTGCTGCCAGCCCGTGGATCGCCGAACAGATTGCCCGTTACCCATTGCTGCTCGATGAGTTGCTCAATGAAGGCCGCCTGTTCAGCCCGCCGCTGGCGCCGGAGCTGGCCGCCGAGCTGCGTGAGCGGCTGACGCGCATCCCCGAGGACGATCTTGAGCAACAGATGGAGGCCTTGCGCCACTTCAAGCTGGCCCACAGCCTGCGCGTGGCCGCTTCCGAAATCAGTGGCAACCTGCCATTAATGAAAGTCAGCGACTACCTGACCTGGCTGGCCGAAGCCATTCTTGACCAGGTGCTGGCCCTGGCCTGGCGCCAGACCGTGGCGCGTCACGGCCAGCCCAAGCGCACCGATGGCAGCCTGTGCGACCCGGGCTTCATCATCCTTGGTTACGGCAAGGTAGGCGGCCTTGAGTTGGGCCACGGCTCGGACCTGGACCTGGTGTTCATCCACGACGGTGACCCGCAGGCGGAAACCGATGGCGCCAAGCCGATCGACAGCGCGCAGTTCTTCACGCGGCTGGGCCAGCGCATCATCCATTTGCTGACCACGCAAACCAATTCCGGCCAGCTGTATGACGTCGACATGCGCCTGCGGCCCTCGGGCGCTGCGGGGCTTTTGGTCAGCTCGCTGGGCGCGTTCGAGCGCTACCAGCAGAACGAAGCCTGGACCTGGGAACATCAGGCCCTGGTGCGCGCCCGCGTGCTGGTGGGCTGCAAGCAGGTGGCGGCAGCGTTCGAGGGGGTGCGTGCCAAGGTTCTGGGCCAGGCCCGTGACCTGGACAAGCTGCGCAGCGAAGTCAGCGAGATGCGCGCCAAGATGCGCGACAACCTCGGCACCAAGGCTACCGCCGCAGGCACCGCGGGCAATGCCTTCGATGCGGGGATGGCGTTCGATATCAAGCAGGATGCCGGCGGTATCGTCGATATCGAATTTATGGTGCAATACGCCGCTTTGGCCTGGTCACACGACCATCCGGCCATACTGCGCTGGACCGATAACATTCGCATTCTGGAAGAGCTGGAGCAGGCAGGCTTGATGCCGGCCAGCGATGCGGTTTTGTTGCGTGAAGTGTACAAGGCGTTTCGCTCAGCCTCGCACCGGCAGGCCCTGCAGAAGCAAGCCGGGGTGATCGATGCGGCACAGTTTATCGATGAGCGCCGCGACGTTCGAAGGATTTGGGCGCAGCTCGGTTTGACTTGA
- the aceE gene encoding pyruvate dehydrogenase (acetyl-transferring), homodimeric type, translated as MQDLDPIETQEWLDALESVLDKEGEDRAHYLMTRMGELATRSGSQLPYAITTPYRNTIPVTHEARMPGDLFMERRIRSMVRWNALAMVMRTNLKDSDLGGHISSFASSATLYDIGFNYFFQAPTEEHGGDLIFFQGHASPGVYARAFMEGRINEEQMNNFRQEVDGKGLSSYPHPWLMPDFWQFPTVSMGLGPIQAIYQARFMKYLEARGFIPAGKQKVWCFMGDGECDEPESLGAIALAGREKLDNLIFVINCNLQRLDGPVRGNGKIIQELEGVFRGGGWNVNKVVWGRFWDPLLAKDTNGALQRRMDEVIDGEYQNYKAKDGAYVRENFFNTPELKAMVEDLSDDEIWKLNRGGHDPYKVYAAYHQAVNHKEQPTVILAKTIKGYGTGAGEAKNTAHNTKKVDVDSLRHFRDRFDIPVKDADLENLPFYKPEEGSAEAKYLAERRAALGGFVPQRRAKSFSVPTPPLETLKAILDGSGDREISTTMAFVRILAQLVKDKDIGQRIVPIIPDEARTFGMEGMFRQLGIYSSVGQLYEPVDKDQVMFYREDKKGQILEEGINEAGAMSSFIAAGTSYSCHNQPMLPFYIFYSMFGFQRIGDLAWAAGDSRTRGFLIGGTAGRTTLNGEGLQHEDGHSHMMAGTIPNCRTYDPTYGYELAVIIQDGMKKMTEEQQDIFYYITVMNESYQQPAMPAGVEEGIIKGMYLLEEDTREAAHHVQLMGSGTILREVREAAKILREEFNVGADVWSVTSFNELRRDGLAVERANRLKPGQKPLQTYVEECLAGRKGPVIASTDYMKLFAEQIRQWVPSKEFKVLGTDGYGRSDSRKKLRHFFEVDRHFVVLAALEALADRGEIEPKVVADAIVKFGIDPDKRNPLDC; from the coding sequence ATGCAAGACCTCGATCCAATCGAAACCCAGGAATGGCTGGATGCCCTGGAGTCGGTCCTCGACAAAGAAGGCGAAGACCGCGCTCATTACCTGATGACCCGCATGGGCGAGCTGGCCACCCGCAGTGGCTCTCAGCTGCCGTACGCGATCACCACGCCATACCGCAACACCATCCCTGTCACCCACGAAGCACGCATGCCTGGCGACCTGTTCATGGAACGCCGCATTCGCTCGATGGTGCGTTGGAACGCGCTGGCCATGGTGATGCGCACCAACCTGAAGGATTCGGACCTGGGCGGCCACATCTCCAGCTTCGCCTCCAGTGCCACCCTGTATGACATCGGCTTCAACTACTTCTTCCAGGCCCCGACCGAAGAACACGGCGGCGACCTGATCTTCTTCCAGGGCCACGCTTCGCCAGGCGTTTACGCCCGTGCCTTCATGGAAGGCCGCATCAACGAAGAGCAGATGAACAACTTCCGTCAGGAAGTGGACGGCAAAGGCCTGTCTTCGTACCCGCACCCATGGCTGATGCCTGACTTCTGGCAGTTCCCGACCGTTTCGATGGGCTTGGGCCCGATCCAGGCGATCTACCAGGCGCGCTTCATGAAGTACCTGGAAGCCCGTGGTTTCATCCCGGCCGGCAAGCAGAAGGTCTGGTGCTTCATGGGCGACGGCGAGTGCGACGAGCCGGAATCCCTCGGTGCCATCGCCCTGGCCGGCCGCGAGAAGCTGGACAACCTGATCTTCGTCATCAACTGCAACCTGCAGCGCCTCGACGGCCCGGTTCGCGGCAACGGCAAGATCATCCAGGAACTCGAAGGCGTGTTCCGTGGCGGCGGCTGGAACGTCAACAAAGTCGTCTGGGGCCGCTTCTGGGACCCACTGCTGGCCAAGGACACCAACGGTGCCCTGCAGCGCCGCATGGACGAAGTCATCGACGGCGAGTACCAGAACTACAAAGCCAAAGACGGCGCGTACGTTCGTGAGAACTTCTTCAACACCCCAGAGCTCAAGGCCATGGTCGAAGACCTGTCCGACGACGAGATCTGGAAGCTCAACCGTGGCGGTCACGACCCGTACAAGGTCTATGCGGCCTACCACCAGGCAGTCAACCACAAAGAGCAGCCAACCGTCATCCTGGCCAAGACCATCAAGGGTTACGGCACCGGTGCTGGCGAAGCCAAGAACACCGCGCATAACACCAAGAAGGTCGACGTCGACAGCCTGCGCCACTTCCGTGACCGCTTCGACATCCCGGTCAAGGATGCCGACCTTGAGAACCTGCCGTTCTACAAGCCCGAAGAAGGTTCGGCCGAAGCCAAGTACCTGGCCGAGCGCCGCGCAGCCCTGGGTGGCTTCGTACCGCAGCGCCGTGCCAAGAGCTTCAGCGTGCCGACCCCGCCTCTGGAAACGCTGAAAGCGATCCTGGACGGCTCGGGCGACCGCGAAATCTCCACCACCATGGCCTTCGTGCGTATCCTTGCGCAGCTGGTCAAGGACAAGGACATCGGCCAGCGCATCGTGCCGATCATCCCGGACGAAGCCCGTACCTTCGGTATGGAAGGCATGTTCCGCCAGTTGGGCATCTACTCGTCGGTCGGCCAGCTCTACGAGCCAGTCGATAAAGACCAGGTGATGTTCTACCGCGAAGACAAGAAGGGCCAGATCCTCGAGGAAGGCATCAACGAAGCCGGCGCCATGTCGTCGTTCATCGCTGCCGGTACCTCGTACAGCTGCCACAACCAGCCGATGCTGCCGTTCTACATCTTCTACTCGATGTTCGGCTTCCAGCGTATCGGCGACCTGGCCTGGGCCGCTGGCGACAGCCGCACCCGTGGCTTCCTGATCGGCGGCACCGCCGGCCGTACCACCCTCAACGGTGAAGGCCTGCAGCACGAAGACGGTCACAGCCACATGATGGCGGGCACCATCCCGAACTGCCGCACCTATGATCCGACCTACGGCTACGAGCTGGCGGTGATCATCCAGGACGGCATGAAGAAGATGACCGAAGAGCAACAGGACATCTTCTACTACATCACCGTGATGAACGAATCCTACCAGCAGCCAGCCATGCCGGCCGGTGTCGAGGAAGGCATCATCAAGGGCATGTACCTGCTGGAAGAAGATACCCGCGAAGCCGCGCACCACGTTCAGCTGATGGGCTCCGGCACCATCCTGCGCGAAGTCCGCGAGGCGGCGAAGATCCTGCGTGAAGAGTTCAACGTCGGTGCCGACGTGTGGAGCGTCACCAGCTTCAACGAACTGCGTCGCGACGGCCTGGCCGTGGAACGCGCCAACCGCCTCAAGCCTGGCCAGAAGCCTCTGCAGACTTACGTCGAAGAGTGCCTGGCCGGTCGCAAAGGCCCGGTCATCGCGTCCACCGACTACATGAAGCTGTTCGCCGAACAGATTCGCCAGTGGGTACCGAGCAAAGAGTTCAAGGTCCTGGGTACCGATGGCTACGGTCGCAGCGACAGCCGCAAGAAGCTGCGTCACTTCTTCGAAGTCGACCGCCACTTCGTGGTGCTGGCTGCCCTGGAAGCCTTGGCTGACCGTGGCGAGATCGAACCGAAGGTGGTGGCCGACGCCATCGTCAAGTTCGGCATCGATCCGGACAAGCGCAACCCACTGGACTGCTGA
- the aceF gene encoding dihydrolipoyllysine-residue acetyltransferase, with translation MSELIRVPDIGSGEGEIIELFVKVGDRIEADQSLLTLESDKASMEIPAPKAGVIKELKVKLGDRLKEGDELLVLEAEGAAAAAEAPAAAPAPAAAPAAAEKPAAEAAPAPAAAPAAASVQDIHVPDIGSSGKAKIIEVLVKVGDTVEADQSLITLESDKASMEIPSPAAGVVKEVIAKLDDEVGTGDLILKLEVAGAAPAAAPAPAAAAPAKAEAEAEAAPAAAPAAAAPAAAPAPVATAPAAGSNAKVHAGPAVRQLAREFGVDLGAVTATGPHGRILKEDVQVYVKSVMQKAKDAPAAAGATGGAGIPPIPVVDFSKFGEVEEVAMTRLMQVGAANLHRSWLNVPHVTQFDSADITELEAFRVAQKAVAEKAGVKLTVLPLLLKACAFLLKELPDFNSSLAPSGKAVIRKKYVHIGFAVDTPDGLLVPVIKNVDQKSLLQLAAEAAALAEKARTKKLSADDMQGACFTISSLGHIGGTGFTPIVNAPEVAILGVSKATMQPVWDGKAFQPKLMLPLSLSYDHRVINGAAAARFTKRLGDVLADIRTMLL, from the coding sequence GTGAGCGAACTCATTCGCGTACCTGACATCGGCAGCGGTGAAGGTGAAATCATCGAGCTGTTCGTCAAGGTCGGTGACCGTATCGAGGCTGACCAGAGCCTGCTGACCCTGGAGTCCGACAAGGCCTCCATGGAAATCCCGGCCCCCAAGGCCGGTGTCATCAAGGAACTGAAGGTCAAGCTGGGCGATCGCCTGAAAGAAGGCGACGAGCTGCTGGTACTGGAAGCCGAGGGCGCCGCTGCGGCGGCCGAGGCTCCCGCTGCCGCACCTGCGCCTGCCGCCGCTCCGGCTGCTGCTGAAAAGCCAGCTGCCGAAGCCGCCCCTGCGCCGGCTGCAGCCCCTGCTGCCGCCAGCGTGCAGGATATCCACGTACCGGACATCGGTTCGTCGGGCAAGGCCAAGATCATCGAAGTACTGGTCAAGGTCGGCGACACCGTCGAAGCCGACCAGTCGCTGATTACCCTGGAGTCGGACAAGGCCTCCATGGAGATCCCTTCGCCCGCCGCAGGTGTGGTCAAGGAAGTGATCGCCAAGCTGGACGACGAAGTCGGCACCGGTGACCTGATCCTCAAGCTGGAAGTTGCAGGCGCCGCTCCGGCTGCTGCACCAGCGCCTGCCGCTGCTGCACCGGCCAAGGCTGAGGCTGAGGCTGAGGCTGCTCCGGCCGCCGCACCTGCTGCCGCTGCTCCAGCTGCTGCCCCTGCACCGGTCGCTACCGCGCCGGCTGCCGGCAGCAACGCCAAGGTTCACGCAGGCCCTGCTGTTCGCCAGCTGGCCCGCGAGTTCGGCGTAGACCTGGGCGCGGTCACCGCGACCGGTCCGCACGGCCGCATCCTGAAAGAAGACGTGCAGGTGTACGTCAAGTCGGTCATGCAGAAGGCCAAGGACGCACCGGCAGCTGCTGGCGCGACCGGCGGCGCCGGCATCCCGCCGATCCCGGTGGTGGACTTCAGCAAGTTCGGTGAAGTGGAAGAAGTGGCAATGACCCGCCTGATGCAGGTCGGTGCCGCCAACCTGCACCGCAGCTGGCTGAACGTGCCGCACGTAACGCAGTTCGACTCCGCCGACATCACTGAGCTGGAAGCCTTCCGCGTGGCGCAGAAGGCCGTGGCCGAGAAGGCTGGCGTCAAGCTGACCGTACTGCCACTGCTGCTCAAGGCCTGCGCCTTCCTGCTCAAGGAACTGCCGGACTTCAACAGCTCGCTGGCGCCAAGCGGCAAAGCCGTGATCCGCAAGAAGTACGTGCACATCGGCTTCGCCGTGGACACCCCGGACGGCCTGCTGGTCCCTGTGATCAAGAACGTCGACCAGAAGAGCCTGCTGCAACTGGCTGCCGAAGCCGCAGCGCTGGCCGAGAAGGCACGCACCAAGAAACTGTCGGCTGACGACATGCAAGGCGCCTGCTTCACCATCTCCAGCCTCGGCCACATTGGCGGCACCGGCTTCACGCCGATCGTCAACGCGCCTGAAGTGGCGATCCTCGGTGTGTCCAAGGCGACCATGCAGCCCGTCTGGGATGGCAAAGCCTTCCAGCCGAAGCTGATGTTGCCGCTGTCGCTGTCCTACGATCACCGTGTGATCAATGGCGCGGCCGCCGCGCGCTTCACCAAGCGCCTGGGCGACGTGCTGGCGGATATCCGCACCATGCTGCTGTAA
- a CDS encoding putative bifunctional diguanylate cyclase/phosphodiesterase, protein MKSQPDAASRVAAEVVTQLPVPSRLGMLRFERLNEATWAMLYLDPACERQFGLAASQLCALVDSPYASLMEPEARYRLHDEIQRQLSTRGYYRVRYTLHAQPRSLRLLEAGEAYRQHNRQLLRGFLTVLDDLPEEAVEVDADDLESRNSRLQLALQLNQRAQQEQLEHLERVRSQQDLILRLARQRYSAENSLLEAAQLITRSACEIYKVDCASIWHLEDQRLEPISAWLRSEQVHRLPEPIDASRFPDYLDALHASRAIDAHNANHDPRTRELAESLYADNNAMLDASIRVDGQVVGVLCLEQTGQPRTWQSDEIAFAGELADQFAQVITNHNRRTAASALHLFQRAVEQSASAFLLVNRDGVVEYVNPSFTAITQYSTDEVQGHHLAELPALENLSELLFDTPSSLAMGNSWQGEFKSRRKNLEPYWGQLSISKVYGDNRELTHYIGIYEDVTQTKLAQQRIERLAYTDNLTNLGNRPAFIRSLDERFARDEQSPICLLLVDIDNFKRINDSLGHQTGDKLLISLARRLRNSLSVGGVLARFASNEFAVLLDDTSLEDGQGVAQQLLRTLDKPMFVDNQLINVTASVGLACAPLHGSDPTTLMKNAGLALHKAKANGKHQVQVFTEVLNAEASYKLFVENNLRRALTQNELEVFYQPKLCLRSGRLLGLEALLRWNHPERGMIRPDQFISVAEETGLIIPIGKWVVRQSCRMSQQLREAGMGNLHVAINLSPKQFSDPDLVASIASILHEEALPAHLLELELTEGLLLEATEDTHRQLDELKALGLTLAMDDFGTGYSSLSYLKKFPIDIIKIDRSFINEIPDNQDDMEITSAVVAMAHNLKLKVVAEGIETPEQLAFLRRHRCDVGQGYLFDRPIPGRELAERLKRYPRGPMA, encoded by the coding sequence ATGAAAAGCCAACCCGATGCCGCCAGCCGTGTGGCGGCCGAGGTCGTCACGCAGCTTCCCGTGCCTTCACGGCTCGGCATGCTGCGTTTCGAAAGGCTCAACGAAGCCACTTGGGCAATGCTTTACCTCGACCCAGCCTGCGAGCGCCAGTTCGGGCTAGCGGCTTCCCAGCTGTGCGCGCTGGTCGATTCACCGTATGCCAGCCTGATGGAGCCTGAGGCCCGCTACCGGCTGCATGACGAGATCCAGCGGCAACTGAGCACCCGTGGCTATTACCGTGTGCGCTACACCCTGCATGCCCAGCCGCGCTCGCTGCGCCTGCTCGAAGCGGGTGAAGCCTACAGGCAGCACAACCGCCAGCTGTTGCGCGGGTTTCTGACGGTACTCGACGACCTGCCCGAAGAGGCTGTCGAAGTGGATGCCGACGACCTCGAATCGCGTAACAGCCGCCTGCAACTTGCCCTGCAGCTGAACCAGCGCGCCCAGCAGGAACAGCTGGAACACCTCGAGCGCGTGCGCAGCCAGCAGGACCTGATCCTGCGCCTCGCCCGCCAGCGCTACAGCGCGGAAAATTCGCTGCTCGAAGCCGCCCAACTGATAACCCGCAGCGCCTGCGAGATCTACAAGGTGGACTGCGCCAGCATCTGGCACCTGGAAGACCAGCGCCTGGAGCCGATCAGCGCCTGGTTGCGCAGCGAGCAAGTGCATCGCCTGCCCGAGCCCATCGATGCCAGCCGCTTCCCCGACTACCTCGATGCCCTGCACGCCAGCCGCGCCATCGATGCCCACAACGCCAACCACGACCCGCGCACCCGTGAACTGGCCGAGAGCCTCTACGCCGACAACAATGCCATGCTCGATGCCAGCATCCGCGTCGATGGCCAGGTGGTTGGCGTGCTGTGCCTGGAGCAGACCGGCCAGCCGCGGACCTGGCAGTCGGACGAAATCGCCTTTGCCGGTGAGTTGGCCGACCAGTTCGCCCAGGTCATCACCAACCATAACCGGCGCACCGCCGCCAGCGCCCTGCACTTGTTCCAGCGCGCGGTGGAGCAAAGCGCCAGCGCCTTCCTGCTGGTCAACCGCGACGGCGTGGTGGAGTACGTCAACCCAAGTTTCACCGCGATCACCCAATACAGCACCGATGAAGTACAAGGCCACCACCTGGCAGAGTTGCCGGCGCTGGAGAATCTCAGCGAACTGCTGTTCGACACCCCGTCGAGCCTGGCCATGGGCAACAGCTGGCAGGGCGAATTCAAAAGCCGGCGCAAGAACCTTGAGCCCTACTGGGGCCAGCTGTCGATTTCCAAGGTGTATGGCGACAACCGTGAGCTCACCCATTACATCGGCATCTACGAAGACGTCACCCAGACCAAGCTGGCCCAGCAGCGCATCGAGCGCCTGGCCTACACCGACAACCTGACCAACCTGGGCAACCGCCCGGCGTTCATCCGCAGCCTCGACGAGCGCTTCGCCCGGGATGAGCAGAGCCCGATCTGCCTGCTGCTGGTGGATATCGACAACTTCAAGCGGATCAACGACAGCCTTGGCCACCAGACCGGTGACAAGCTGCTGATCAGCCTGGCCCGGCGCCTGCGCAACAGCCTGAGCGTTGGCGGCGTGCTGGCCCGCTTCGCCAGTAACGAATTCGCCGTGCTGCTCGACGACACCAGCCTGGAAGACGGGCAGGGCGTCGCCCAGCAGCTGCTGCGCACCCTCGACAAGCCGATGTTCGTCGACAACCAGTTGATCAACGTGACCGCCTCGGTAGGCCTGGCCTGCGCGCCGCTGCACGGCAGTGACCCGACCACCCTCATGAAAAATGCCGGCCTTGCCCTGCACAAGGCCAAGGCCAACGGCAAGCACCAGGTGCAGGTATTCACCGAAGTGCTCAATGCCGAAGCCAGCTACAAGCTGTTCGTCGAGAACAACCTGCGCCGCGCCTTGACCCAGAACGAGCTGGAGGTGTTCTACCAGCCCAAGCTGTGCCTGCGCAGTGGCCGCCTGCTGGGGCTCGAAGCACTGCTGCGCTGGAACCACCCCGAGCGCGGCATGATCCGCCCGGACCAGTTCATCAGCGTGGCGGAAGAAACCGGCCTGATCATCCCCATCGGCAAGTGGGTGGTGCGCCAGTCGTGCCGAATGAGCCAGCAACTGCGCGAGGCCGGCATGGGCAACCTGCACGTGGCCATCAACCTGTCGCCCAAGCAGTTCTCCGACCCCGACCTGGTGGCGTCGATCGCCTCGATCCTCCACGAAGAAGCCCTGCCTGCGCACCTGCTGGAGCTGGAGCTGACCGAGGGCCTGCTGCTGGAAGCTACCGAGGATACCCACCGTCAGCTCGACGAGCTGAAGGCACTGGGCCTGACCCTGGCCATGGATGACTTCGGCACCGGTTATTCGTCGCTGAGCTACCTGAAGAAATTCCCGATCGACATCATCAAGATCGACCGCAGCTTCATCAACGAAATCCCCGACAACCAGGACGACATGGAGATCACCTCGGCGGTGGTGGCCATGGCCCACAACCTCAAGCTCAAGGTGGTGGCAGAAGGGATCGAGACGCCTGAACAGCTGGCCTTCCTGCGCCGGCATCGTTGCGATGTGGGCCAAGGGTATCTGTTCGACCGGCCGATCCCGGGGCGGGAGCTGGCCGAACGACTCAAGCGCTATCCGCGCGGTCCAATGGCCTGA
- the msrA gene encoding peptide-methionine (S)-S-oxide reductase MsrA, producing MVLRSEILVNKNVMPTAEQALPGRETPMSLPEFHYVFKDTPLLGPFFEGSVDFAIFGLGCFWGAERRFWQREGVVSTVVGYAGGFTPNPTYEEVCSGLTGHTEVVLVVFDKDKVSYRELLAMFWELHNPTQGMRQGNDVGTQYRSAIYCTSPQQLEEAKASRDAFQAELNKAGFGEITTEIDQAPTVYFAEAYHQQYLAKNPDGYCGIGGTGVCLPPSLQGN from the coding sequence ATGGTCCTGCGTTCGGAAATCCTGGTGAACAAAAACGTCATGCCAACCGCGGAACAGGCCCTGCCTGGCCGCGAAACGCCAATGTCCCTGCCCGAGTTCCACTACGTCTTCAAAGACACCCCGCTGCTCGGCCCGTTCTTTGAAGGCAGCGTCGACTTCGCGATCTTCGGCCTGGGTTGCTTCTGGGGCGCAGAGCGCCGCTTCTGGCAGCGTGAAGGCGTGGTCAGCACCGTGGTCGGCTATGCGGGCGGCTTTACCCCCAACCCCACCTACGAAGAAGTCTGCTCGGGCCTGACTGGCCACACTGAAGTCGTACTGGTGGTGTTCGACAAGGACAAGGTCAGCTACCGCGAGTTGCTGGCGATGTTCTGGGAGCTGCACAACCCGACCCAGGGCATGCGCCAGGGCAACGACGTCGGCACCCAGTACCGCTCGGCCATCTACTGCACCTCGCCCCAGCAGCTCGAAGAAGCCAAAGCCAGCCGCGACGCCTTCCAGGCCGAGCTGAACAAGGCCGGTTTCGGCGAGATCACCACCGAAATCGACCAGGCGCCGACCGTGTACTTCGCCGAGGCTTACCACCAGCAGTACCTGGCCAAGAACCCAGACGGCTACTGCGGTATCGGCGGCACCGGTGTGTGCCTGCCACCCAGCCTGCAGGGCAACTGA